A genome region from Dehalococcoidales bacterium includes the following:
- the aroD gene encoding type I 3-dehydroquinate dehydratase, giving the protein MKTPRICASITNTDLKAVRRVESRVDLFEVRIDLIGDDWQEVARQLTKPWIACNRSAAEGGLWQDNEARRIERLLQAIELGAEMVDIELRTKNLANIVKLIKRRKKCLLSCHNLDKTPSFDAMKQIVQQQIKAGADICKMVTTARSFEDNASVLRLIPEFPETGVVAFAMGPLGTTSRVLCPLVGGDFTYASLAEGKESAPGQVTVGELRAIYDMVAE; this is encoded by the coding sequence ATGAAGACACCCAGAATCTGCGCCTCTATCACGAATACCGACCTCAAAGCAGTGCGACGGGTCGAATCCCGGGTCGACCTGTTCGAGGTCCGCATCGACCTTATTGGCGACGACTGGCAGGAGGTTGCCCGGCAGCTTACCAAACCCTGGATAGCCTGCAACCGGAGCGCTGCCGAGGGCGGTCTATGGCAGGATAACGAGGCCAGGAGAATCGAAAGACTCCTCCAGGCAATAGAACTTGGCGCGGAGATGGTCGATATTGAGTTGAGGACAAAGAACCTGGCTAACATCGTGAAGCTCATCAAGCGGCGCAAGAAGTGCCTGCTCTCCTGCCATAACCTGGATAAAACTCCCTCCTTTGATGCTATGAAGCAGATAGTGCAACAGCAGATAAAGGCCGGGGCCGATATCTGCAAGATGGTTACCACCGCTCGCAGCTTCGAGGATAATGCCAGTGTTCTAAGGCTCATCCCCGAGTTCCCCGAGACCGGAGTGGTTGCCTTTGCCATGGGCCCTCTGGGCACTACCAGCCGTGTTCTCTGTCCCCTGGTTGGCGGCGATTTCACCTACGCGTCCCTGGCCGAGGGCAAGGAATCAGCCCCAGGGCAGGTAAC